In one Drosophila pseudoobscura strain MV-25-SWS-2005 chromosome X, UCI_Dpse_MV25, whole genome shotgun sequence genomic region, the following are encoded:
- the LOC4812941 gene encoding uncharacterized protein isoform X1 → MKAIRCKSKKQAQACSHVMQVRKGYLVLLLVLVAKETKVSSKKVSSLEPRSLNQSQKFEYCVKILMLCHLIWDSPPDYEDFDNVNVDSMKYAHDNSHFKDDYKKAKCIPPGLSKKDLLEFWVAVAEWEMEVRNLFLVEKFLPIIKESDNAITINLWGLLHLRKSVMCYRKLDPKATPTPTPTPTRQPTTQLTTTSNEISSTLAYPSTSSCNGNTEIGIWINQQINGSLALDKLIKKMLIIVGKIERHIHRKCCPYEPIRDRVEVVHDGIDFLLQLNGIEPYKRAQSTGYIGSDFDNLKTRLEYLSLALAKGAAKVNRSVGKCCPAWSDQYNTFQVEMEENLEKLEANSSDLTAQLTNLIDKQEALEMDRSDQVKLLQSLDALHGSPASESTKRCCPNQKKDMENIAKILKDLKLSDGLPESIETADSLQDRLTKANANLISAKGLLNDEEANIRKMASLCGEFCPSQKKGNIDDQSAKVSQLEKQMKEINDKAPEIMELLKSPNWPEHLKAIETVKQKVKDFMTKQRQDDVNQQLAMVPEEPSESLKNMTHSLEALEAKLSELRPKNQTYEQLLLDSIGGLEQRLRDRLSGLNAMITKTEADADKCNSKCDWGNLPTMEELQERVKEMQALVVTK, encoded by the exons ATGAAAGCAATCAGGTGTAAATCAAAGAAACAGGCCCAGGCATGCAGTCACGTCATG CAGGTTCGAAAAGGCTATTTGGTGCTCCTCTTGGTTTTGGTAGCCAAAGAAACCAAAGTTTCGAGCAAAAAGGTCTCCAGTCTGGAGCCCAGAAGCTTGAACCAATCACAGAAATTTGAGTACTGCGTCAAGATTCTTATGTTGTGCCACCTCATCTGGGATTCGCCGCCCGACTACGAGGATTTTGACAACGTGAACGTGGATTCAATGAAGTATGCTCACGATAACAGTCACTTCAAGGATGATTACAAGAAGGCCAAATGCATACCTCCGGGCCTCAGTAAAAAAGATCTATTAGAGTTCTGGGTAGCTGTGGCCGAGTGGGAGATGGAGGTGAGGAACCTTTTCCTGGTCGAGAAATTCCTGCCCATCATCAAGGAGTCCGACAACGCCATTACGATCAATCTGTGGGGGTTGCTCCACCTCCGAAAGTCAGTAATGTGCTATCGAAAATTGGACCCCAAagcgacaccgacaccgactccAACACCAACAAGACAACCCACGACACAACTGACGACGACATCCAATGAAATTTCATCAACATTGGCTTACCCTTCGACTTCCAGCTGCAATGGGAATACCGAAATCGGAATATGGATTAATCAGCAGATCAATGGAAGTCTAGCTCTGGATAAACTAATCAAGAAAATGTTGATAATTGTGGGTAAGATCGAGCGTCACATACATAGAAAATGCTGTCCCTACGAGCCCATCCGCGATCGGGTGGAAGTAGTCCACGATGGCATCGATTTCTTGCTGCAATTAAACGGTATAGAGCCCTACAAGAGAGCGCAGTCCACGGGGTATATCGGCTCCGACTTTGATAATCTAAAGACGAGATTGGAGTACCTGAGCCTTGCGCTAGCCAAGGGAGCAGCAAAGGTTAATCGTTCCGTAGGAAAGTGCTGCCCCGCCTGGTCTGACCAATATAATACTTTCCAAGTTGAGATGGAAGAAAATTTGGAAAAGCTTGAAGCAAATAGCTCCGATCTGACGGCACAATTGACAAACTTGATCGACAAGCAAGAGGCCTTGGAGATGGATAGGTCAGATCAAGTGAAGCTTTTGCAAAGTCTAGACGCTTTGCATGGCAGTCCAGCTTCTGAGAGCACAAAAAGGTGTTGTCCGAATCAGAAAAAAGATATGGAAAATATAGCAAAGATATTGAAAGACTTGAAATTAAGTGACGGCCTGCCAGAGTCAATCGAGACAGCTGACTCTCTTCAGGATAGACTGACTAAAGCGAACGCAAATCTAATAAGTGCGAAAGGCTTGCTGAACGATGAGGAGGCAAATATCCGAAAAATGGCTTCTTTGTGCGGAGAGTTTTGTCCAAGTCAGAAGAAAGGAAATATCGACGATCAATCGGCAAAAGTAAGCCAACTAGAAAAACAAATGAAGGAAATTAATGATAAAGCTCCAGAGATAATGGAACTTTTAAAGTCACCAAATTGGCCAGAACATCTGAAAGCTATAGAAACGGTAAAGCAAAAAGTCAAAGATTTTATGACCAAGCAGAGACAGGATGATGTGAACCAGCAATTGGCCATGGTTCCTGAAGAGCCATCGGAGTCATTAAAAAATATGACCCACAGCTTGGAAGCGCTGGAGGCAAAGCTGAGTGAACTCCGTCCCAAGAACCAGACCTACGAACAGCTCCTGTTAGACAGCATCGGAGGACTGGAGCAACGTCTGCGAGACCGTCTGAGTGGCCTAAACGCAATGATCACTAAGACCGAAGCGGATGCAGATAAATGTAACTCTAAATGCGACTGGGGGAATCTGCCGACCATGGAGGAACTCCAGGAAAGGGTCAAGGAAATGCAGGCATTGGTTGTTACAAAGTAG
- the Zip71B gene encoding zinc transporter ZIP6, whose product MAPKPLLIVRLLCLGALLGTAHTSLEYNRYLEQIFQKYGDGGTINFEGLEHLMYSLNLGQIEFDPSHTIAEHRPQGYSNETKASTNGTYFDKQISTNASTDEDVLDVQISPDISKTSKHSESGPAVPEFLEIHDPKHRHPRESSVEGRPWPAAACLSPKLLLSLIVDHNDLHNNSIYRKLIKKDSTVPTETKHNSDEEYNNFINSVRITPRAFMKLCPALLAQIDGGVCAQPAPRLHIMQDKNQRIWDAWIYASICMFVLSACGLLGILLVPLMKSAAYQEVLKFLVSIAVGTLAGDALMHLLPHALFKEEKHEQALGADAASIDGVHNHSSEPALLCGCSFLAALFMYILENVLPLLKGDKQSHGHSHGHGHSHGHSHGQQLEKAAPETPRELNVMLQETKLDAKSPERPLTPVAFMVIIGDGLHNLTDGMAIGAAFASDPVTGLATAFAVLCHELPHELGDFALLLQTGVSMRRAIYMNLVSSVLSFVGMAVGLFIAGIGDGMTQWIYAATAGSFLYIAFADLVPTMSVAHNPEMAKDPKGIMIQILGIFLGGLIMLIIALNEHDLEGLFKSF is encoded by the exons ATGGCCCCAAAGCCCCTGCTAATCGTTCGCCTCCTGTGCCTCGGGGCACTCCTGGGAACGGCGCACACCTCGCTGGAGTACAACCGCTACCTGGAGCAGATATTCCAAAAGTACGGCGATGGCGGGACAATCAACTTTGAG GGTCTCGAGCATTTAATGTACAGCTTGAATCTGGGCCAGATCGAGTTCGACCCCTCGCACACCATCGCCGAGCACCGACCCCAGGGCTACTCGAATGAGACGAAGGCCAGCACAAACGGGACCTACTTTGACAAGCAGATCAGCACTAATGCCAGCACCGACGAGGATGTTCTGGATGTGCAGATATCACCAGATATCAGCAAGACCTCAAAGCACTCAGAGTCGGGGCCTGCGGTCCCAGAGTTCCTGGAAATACACGACCCCAAGCATCGGCATCCGCGGGAGAGCAGCG TGGAGGGCAGACCTTGGCCTGCTGCCGCCTGTTTGTCACCGAAGCTTTTGCTATCCCTCATTGTGGACCACAATGACCTGCACAATAACAGTATTTACCGCAAGCTGATCAAGAAGGACTCCACCGTTCCGACGGAGACCAAACACAACTCTGATGAGGAGTACAACAACTTCATCAACTCGGTACGGATCACCCCGAGAGCATTCATGAAGCTATGTCCAGCTCTGTTGGCCCAAATCGACGGCGGAGTGTGTGCGCAGCCAGCTCCACGACTGCACATTATGCAGGATAAGAACCAGAGGATTTGGGATG CTTGGATATATGCCAGCATTTGTATGTTTGTGCTCTCTGCATGCGGTCTGCTTGGCATCCTCCTAGTGCCTTTGATGAAATCAGCAGCTTATCAGGAGGTTCTCAAGTTTCTGGTCTCCATAGCCGTGGGCACACTGGCCGGAGATGCGCTGATGCACTTGCTGCCTCATGCTCTCTTCAAAGAGGAGAAGCACGAGCAGGCCCTAGGCGCAGATGCTGCATCCATCGATGGGGTACACAACCACAGCAGTGAGCCTGCCCTGCTGTGTGGCTGTTCCTTCCTTGCCGCTCTGTTCATGTACATTCTGGAGAACGTACTTCCACTGCTGAAGGGTGACAAGCAGAGCCACGGGCACAGCCATGGACATGGGCACAGTCATGGCCACTCGCATGGCCAGCAGTTGGAGAAGGCGGCCCCAGAGACACCACGTGAGCTTAATGTGATGCTGCAGGAAACGAAGCTGGACGCAAAGTCACCAGAGCGACCACTCACCCCTGTGGCGTTCATGGTCATCATTGGCGACGGGCTGCACAATCTCACCGATGGCATGGCCATTGGAGCCGCCTTTGCCAGTGATCCTGTAACTGGTCTGGCCACAGCATTCGCCGTCCTATGCCACGAGCTGCCGCACGAGTTGGGCGACTTTGCCCTCCTTCTGCAGACGGGCGTCTCCATGAGGCGAGCCATTTACATGAACCTGGTTAGCTCGGTTCTGAGCTTTGTTGGCATGGCTGTCGGTCTGTTCATTGCCGGCATTGGAGATGGGATGACGCAGTGGATCTATGCAGCCACCGCCGGATCCTTCCTGTACATTGCCTTTGCCGATCTGGTGCCCACAATGAGTGTGGCCCACAATCCAGAGATGGCGAAGGATCCAAAGGGTATTATGATCCAGATACTCGGCATATTCCTGGGCGGACTGATCATGTTGATCATTGCCCTGAACGAACACGACCTGGAGGGACTGTTCAAGAGCTTCTAG
- the LOC4813785 gene encoding angio-associated migratory cell protein, protein MRDNTPPHRPDFEDDDDEILEEIELDANAAPSLDEDDDLEEVTLEQLEARLGLHDEDDEYEMDEESIRDRERIANIIDEAVLTFRNHTAPVFACSLHPHYNWAVTGSEDDLAFVWDTSNSEVLYKITEHKDTITEAHFSHDGAYLVTGDLAGEINVFKVSEQREERPILTKVWEYSMSDMSWLFWHRGAHVLLAGSDSGEVYVWRIPSGDCKILAGQGARCESGELSGDGKKLLTAYMNGAVKLWDLKTCQVLMEVNEQHPMGFGEVTHAVVACELDSPFYICAEGGGKMLFCTNSGPVSVVQSEHGIECIAFAPASSDLKLFACGSLDGHISIWDYSKYSLRTVCENPVPNDGVLRIKWLNDSTIMAATSNGNLNAFDARTGSLKFTLTGHFCHIYELAYKPLDSLLLTVSEDTTAKIFKVPPLGD, encoded by the exons ATGCGCGACAATACGCCACCGCATCGTCCGGACTTtgaagacgacgacgatgagaTACTGGAGGAGATCGAGCTAGACGCGAATGCAGCGCCGTCTctggacgaggacgatgacTTGGAGGAGGTGACgctggagcagctggaggCACGTCTGGGACTTCACGACGAAGACGATGAATATGAAATGGATGAGGAGTCTATCCGGGACCGAGAGCGCATTGCGAACATAATAGACGAGGCGGTACTCACGTTCCGCAACCATACAGCACCGGTCTTCGCCTGCAGCCTGCATCCGCACTACAATTGGGCGGTGACGGGCAGCGAGGACGATTTAGCCTTTGTTTGGGACACGAGCAACAGCGAGGTGCTCTACAAGATCACCGAACACAAGGACACCATCACCGAGGCGCACTTCAGCCACGATGGCGCTTACCTGGTAACGGGAGATCTTGCCGGTGAGATCAATGTCTTCAAAGTGAGCGAGCAGCGCGAGGAGCGCCCCATTCTGACCAAGGTCTGGGAATACTCCATGTCCGACATGTCGTGGCTCTTCTGGCATCGCGGTGCCCATGTGCTCCTGGcgggcagcgacagcggcgaGGTGTACGTCTGGCGCATTCCCAGCGGAGATTGCAAAATCCTTGCCGGTCAGGGGGCGCGCTGCGAGTCCGGAGAACTGAGCGGCGACGGGAAGAAACTGCTAACGGCCTATATGAATGGCGCCGTCAAGCTCTGGGACCTGAAAACCTGCCAGGTGCTCATGGAGGTGAACGAGCAGCACCCGATGGGCTTCGGTGAGGTCACCCACGCAGTGGTGGCCTGTGAACTCGACTCTCCCTTCTACATCTGCGCCGAGGGCGGAG GAAAAATGCTATTCTGCACCAACAGTGGACCCGTCAGTGTTGTGCAGTCGGAGCACGGCATCGAGTGCATTGCCTTTGCTCCCGCTTCTTCGGACTTGAAGCTCTTTGCCTGCGGCTCGCTGGACGGTCACATATCCATATGGGACTACTCAAAGTATTCGCTGCGCACTGTCTGCGAGAATCCAGTGCCCAACGATGGCGTCCTTAG AATCAAATGGCTGAACGACAGCACTATCATGGCGGCCACATCGAACGGCAATCTGAATGCTTTCGATGCCCGCACGGGCAGCCTGAAGTTTACCCTCACCGGACACTTCTGTCACATCTACGAATTGGCCTACAAGCCTCTGGACAGCCTGCTGTTGACCGTATCCGAGGACACTACAGCCAAGATATTTAAGGTTCCGCCGCTAGGCGATTAA
- the mRpL39 gene encoding 39S ribosomal protein L39, mitochondrial has product MTMSATKLHKISWCALRQLQQYRTKANFSAGSASIASRNELFTQEQRRQREAIGRIDKIEVRYLGLPEDVTLVMNNHISTPFNCAQHLSEGHCRRSALALIDGSVPWDMHRPLQESCTLQLLNFNISEPHVVNKAFWRTCSFMLGAALTRVFKAEAKLQLHSFPGPNIKSGSFVHDIVLETQNWQPTKSEMRAISAEMIKLAAQDLRIERLDVQQELAQEMFKDSKYKSEQLPSIAQQSNGRVTLYRLGDHIDISRGPMVASTHFLGKCTVGAAHKVADEGPAGAFYRIQGVALPCGFKLNHVAYGFLEERSQKLNPARLPHEPFEEHQQMQLS; this is encoded by the exons ATGACGATGTCGGCCACAAAATTACATAAAATAAGCTGGTGTGCCCTAAGGCAGCTCCAACAGTATAGAACAAAAG CCAACTTCTCCGCTGGTTCAGCATCGATTGCCTCCCGGAATGAACTGTTTACACAGGAGCAGCGCCGGCAACGGGAAGCCATTGGGCGAATTGACAAGATTGAGGTTCGATATTTGGGTCTGCCCGAGGATGTGACTCTGGTGATGAACAATCACATTTCCACGCCATTCAACTGTGCCCAGCACTTGAGTGAGGGACATTGCAGACGCTCGGCTCTGGCCCTGATCGATGGCAGTGTTCCGTGGGATATGCACAGGCCGCTGCAGGAGTCTTGCACCTTGCAGCTGCTTAACTTCAATATCTCCGAACCGCATGTGGTCAACAA AGCTTTCTGGCGTACATGCAGCTTCATGTTGGGCGCTGCTTTGACACGTGTATTTAAGGCGGAAGCGAAACTCCAATTGCACAGCTTCCCGGGACCAAACA TCAAGTCGGGTAGCTTTGTCCACGATATTGTGCTAGAGACCCAAAACTGGCAGCCAACGAAGTCGGAAATGCGTGCCATCTCGGCCGAAATGATCAAACTGGCGGCCCAGGATTTGCGCATCGAGCGCTTGGACGTTCAACAAGAGCTCGCCCAGGAGATGTTCAAGGATTCGAAATACAAAAGCGAACAATTGCCCAGTATTGCGCAACAGAGTAATGGCCGTGTGACTCTGTACCGCCTGGGGGACCACATTGACATCTCACGTGGGCCCATGGTGGCCTCCACTCACTTCCTGGGCAAGTGCACCGTCGGGGCAGCCCACAAGGTGGCCGATGAAGGGCCAGCTGGAGCCTTCTATCGCATCCAAGGCGTGGCCCTGCCTTGTGGCTTTAAGTTGAATCACGTTGCGTATGGCTTTCTGGAGGAGCGATCACAGAAGCTG AACCCCGCTCGCTTGCCCCATGAACCCTTTGAGGAGCACCAACAAATGCAGTTATCTTAA
- the Prosbeta2 gene encoding proteasome subunit beta type-7, translating into MDLDLARNLPHAGFNFDNCKRNATLLSGGFKPPTTTKTGTTIVGIIYKDGVVLGADTRATEGPIVSDKNCAKIHYLAKNIYCCGAGTAADTERTTDIISSQLELHRLSTERDVRVVAANTMLKQMLFRYQGHISAALVLGGVDKTGPHIYCIHPHGSSDKLPYATMGSGSLAAMSVFESRWKPDMSENEAKLLVRDAIAAGIFNDLGSGSNVDLCVIRKDSVEYLRNYELANKKGERQLDYRFDIGATRVLHSTISDMNITERIEVVPMETS; encoded by the exons atggatttggatttggcaCGCAACCTTCCACACGCTGGCTTCAACTTTGACAATTGCAAGCG CAATGCTACACTTCTGAGTGGGGGCTTCAAGCCGCCGACCACAACTAAAACGGGCACCACCATTGTGGGCATCATTTACAAAGATGGTGTTGTCCTGGGAGCCGACACGCGCGCCACCGAGGGCCCCATTGTATCTGACAAGAACTGCGCCAAGATCCATTATCTGGCCAAGAATATATA CTGTTGTGGTGCCGGAACTGCAGCCGACACCGAAAGGACCACCGATATCATTTCGTCCCAGTTGGAGCTACACCGCCTCAGCACCGAGCGCGATGTGCGCGTAGTGGCCGCTAACACCATGCTCAAGCAAATGCTTTTCCGTTACCAGGGTCACATTAGCGCTGCCCTCGTTCTGGGCGGCGTGGACAAAACTGGACCCCACATCTATTGCATTCATCCTCATGGCAGCTCCGACAAGCTGCCCTATGCCACCATGGGGTCCGGCAGTCTAGCAGCCATGTCTGTATTCGAGAGCCGCTGGAAGCCCGACATGTCCGAGAATGAAGCCAAGCTTCTCGTACGCGATGCAATCGCTGCCGGTATTTTCAACGATTTGGGCTCGGGCTCGAACGTTGATTTGTGCGTGATACGCAAGGACAGCGTGGAATATCTGCGCAACTACGAGCTGGCCAATAAGAAAGGTGAACGTCAGTTGGACTACCGCTTTGATATTGGCGCCACACGCGTTCTCCACTCTACCATCTCAGATATGAACATCACTGAACGTATCGAGGTGGTGCCCATGGAGACGTCCTAG
- the LOC4812941 gene encoding uncharacterized protein isoform X2: MKAIRCKSKKQAQACSHVMVRKGYLVLLLVLVAKETKVSSKKVSSLEPRSLNQSQKFEYCVKILMLCHLIWDSPPDYEDFDNVNVDSMKYAHDNSHFKDDYKKAKCIPPGLSKKDLLEFWVAVAEWEMEVRNLFLVEKFLPIIKESDNAITINLWGLLHLRKSVMCYRKLDPKATPTPTPTPTRQPTTQLTTTSNEISSTLAYPSTSSCNGNTEIGIWINQQINGSLALDKLIKKMLIIVGKIERHIHRKCCPYEPIRDRVEVVHDGIDFLLQLNGIEPYKRAQSTGYIGSDFDNLKTRLEYLSLALAKGAAKVNRSVGKCCPAWSDQYNTFQVEMEENLEKLEANSSDLTAQLTNLIDKQEALEMDRSDQVKLLQSLDALHGSPASESTKRCCPNQKKDMENIAKILKDLKLSDGLPESIETADSLQDRLTKANANLISAKGLLNDEEANIRKMASLCGEFCPSQKKGNIDDQSAKVSQLEKQMKEINDKAPEIMELLKSPNWPEHLKAIETVKQKVKDFMTKQRQDDVNQQLAMVPEEPSESLKNMTHSLEALEAKLSELRPKNQTYEQLLLDSIGGLEQRLRDRLSGLNAMITKTEADADKCNSKCDWGNLPTMEELQERVKEMQALVVTK, translated from the exons ATGAAAGCAATCAGGTGTAAATCAAAGAAACAGGCCCAGGCATGCAGTCACGTCATG GTTCGAAAAGGCTATTTGGTGCTCCTCTTGGTTTTGGTAGCCAAAGAAACCAAAGTTTCGAGCAAAAAGGTCTCCAGTCTGGAGCCCAGAAGCTTGAACCAATCACAGAAATTTGAGTACTGCGTCAAGATTCTTATGTTGTGCCACCTCATCTGGGATTCGCCGCCCGACTACGAGGATTTTGACAACGTGAACGTGGATTCAATGAAGTATGCTCACGATAACAGTCACTTCAAGGATGATTACAAGAAGGCCAAATGCATACCTCCGGGCCTCAGTAAAAAAGATCTATTAGAGTTCTGGGTAGCTGTGGCCGAGTGGGAGATGGAGGTGAGGAACCTTTTCCTGGTCGAGAAATTCCTGCCCATCATCAAGGAGTCCGACAACGCCATTACGATCAATCTGTGGGGGTTGCTCCACCTCCGAAAGTCAGTAATGTGCTATCGAAAATTGGACCCCAAagcgacaccgacaccgactccAACACCAACAAGACAACCCACGACACAACTGACGACGACATCCAATGAAATTTCATCAACATTGGCTTACCCTTCGACTTCCAGCTGCAATGGGAATACCGAAATCGGAATATGGATTAATCAGCAGATCAATGGAAGTCTAGCTCTGGATAAACTAATCAAGAAAATGTTGATAATTGTGGGTAAGATCGAGCGTCACATACATAGAAAATGCTGTCCCTACGAGCCCATCCGCGATCGGGTGGAAGTAGTCCACGATGGCATCGATTTCTTGCTGCAATTAAACGGTATAGAGCCCTACAAGAGAGCGCAGTCCACGGGGTATATCGGCTCCGACTTTGATAATCTAAAGACGAGATTGGAGTACCTGAGCCTTGCGCTAGCCAAGGGAGCAGCAAAGGTTAATCGTTCCGTAGGAAAGTGCTGCCCCGCCTGGTCTGACCAATATAATACTTTCCAAGTTGAGATGGAAGAAAATTTGGAAAAGCTTGAAGCAAATAGCTCCGATCTGACGGCACAATTGACAAACTTGATCGACAAGCAAGAGGCCTTGGAGATGGATAGGTCAGATCAAGTGAAGCTTTTGCAAAGTCTAGACGCTTTGCATGGCAGTCCAGCTTCTGAGAGCACAAAAAGGTGTTGTCCGAATCAGAAAAAAGATATGGAAAATATAGCAAAGATATTGAAAGACTTGAAATTAAGTGACGGCCTGCCAGAGTCAATCGAGACAGCTGACTCTCTTCAGGATAGACTGACTAAAGCGAACGCAAATCTAATAAGTGCGAAAGGCTTGCTGAACGATGAGGAGGCAAATATCCGAAAAATGGCTTCTTTGTGCGGAGAGTTTTGTCCAAGTCAGAAGAAAGGAAATATCGACGATCAATCGGCAAAAGTAAGCCAACTAGAAAAACAAATGAAGGAAATTAATGATAAAGCTCCAGAGATAATGGAACTTTTAAAGTCACCAAATTGGCCAGAACATCTGAAAGCTATAGAAACGGTAAAGCAAAAAGTCAAAGATTTTATGACCAAGCAGAGACAGGATGATGTGAACCAGCAATTGGCCATGGTTCCTGAAGAGCCATCGGAGTCATTAAAAAATATGACCCACAGCTTGGAAGCGCTGGAGGCAAAGCTGAGTGAACTCCGTCCCAAGAACCAGACCTACGAACAGCTCCTGTTAGACAGCATCGGAGGACTGGAGCAACGTCTGCGAGACCGTCTGAGTGGCCTAAACGCAATGATCACTAAGACCGAAGCGGATGCAGATAAATGTAACTCTAAATGCGACTGGGGGAATCTGCCGACCATGGAGGAACTCCAGGAAAGGGTCAAGGAAATGCAGGCATTGGTTGTTACAAAGTAG
- the Ocho gene encoding enhancer of split malpha protein, translating into MSAITKQKNFNNNNMYKSKVSPSRRLKNLLKPLLGHVFNLKKEQPKRSSYIASAEKEAEFDWLNNDMDNMANEHLESRLIEEIRQCAKEDAIIVYNENGSGELQTMDQEDYYVPVHFARTNAGTFFWTSVQPKASEPYAIEWNFLDRWAQA; encoded by the coding sequence ATGTCGGCCATCACCAAGCAGAAgaacttcaacaacaacaacatgtaCAAGTCGAAAGTGTCGCCCTCGCGCCGTCTCAAGAACCTCCTGAAGCCGCTCCTGGGTCACGTCTTCAATCTGAAGAAGGAGCAGCCAAAGCGCAGCTCCTACATCGCCTCGGCCGAGAAAGAGGCCGAGTTCGATTGGCTCAACAACGACATGGACAACATGGCCAACGAGCATCTGGAGAGCCGCCTCATCGAGGAGATCCGCCAGTGCGCCAAGGAGGATGCCATCATCGTCTACAACGAGAACGGCTCTGGGGAACTGCAAACAATGGACCAGGAGGACTACTATGTTCCTGTCCACTTTGCCCGCACCAATGCCGGAACCTTCTTCTGGACCTCGGTGCAGCCCAAGGCCAGCGAGCCCTATGCCATCGAATGGAACTTCCTCGACCGGTGGGCCCAAGCGTGA
- the mnd gene encoding Y+L amino acid transporter 2, with the protein MARIQASDSLIPRQIFEMPPAEQPSRDRENQSSADSDSQGSGVKLKKQIGLLDGVAIIVGVIVGSGIFVSPKGVLKLSGSIGQSLIVWVLCGVLSMVGALCYAELGTMIPKSGGDYAYIGTAFGPLPAFLYLWVALLILVPTGNAITALTFAQYLLKPFWPSCEAPAEAVQLLAAAMICVLTVINCYNVKWVTRVTDIFTGTKVLALLVIVGAGVWYLADGNTEHWDKPFSGGNLSPGYIALAFYNGLFSYSGWNYLNFVTEELKDPYRNLPKAICISMPVVTIIYLVTNVAYFSVLSTDEILSSDAVAVTFGDKMLDYMSWVMPFAVACSTFGSLNGAIFASSRLFFVGARNGHLPAAISLINVNCLTPVPSLIFLGVLTLLLLFIKDTYVLINYVSYVEALFTLISVSGLLWLRYKQPKTERPIRVNLALPIIYLIVCLFLVISSCSQSPYEVGIGTIIILSGIPVYYLTIHHPVKWLADTSQSINLWCSKFFICMPNQEKFD; encoded by the exons ATGGCGCGTATTCAGGCGAGCGATTCTCTTATACCCCGACAAATCTTCGAGATGCCTCCCGCCGAGCAGCCGAGCCGCGACCGGGAGAACCAGTCCTCCGCggacagcgacagccaggGCTCCGGGGTGAAGCTCAAGAAGCAGATCGGTCTGCTCGATGGGGTGGCCATCATCGTGGGTGTCATCGTGGGCTCCGGCATCTTCGTCAGCCCCAAAGGTGTGCTCAAGCTCTCCGGCTCAATTGGACAATCGCTTATCGTCTGGGTGCTATGTGGTGTTCTCAGCATGGTCGGCGCCCTGTGCTATGCGGAACTGG GCACAATGATACCAAAATCCGGAGGAGATTATGCCTACATTGGCACAGCCTTTGGTCCACTGCCTGCTTTCCTTTATCTATGGGTCGCCCTGCTGATTCTGGTGCCCACGGGCAATGCGATCACGGCCCTGACCTTTGCCCAGTACCTTCTGAAGCCCTTCTGGCCCTCCTGCGAGGCGCCCGCCGAGGCCGTACAGCTGCTGGCGGCTGCCATGATAT GTGTGCTCACCGTTATCAACTGCTACAATGTCAAGTGGGTGACACGTGTGACGGACATATTCACGGGCACCAAGGTGTTGGCCCTTCTAGTTATCGTCGGCGCCGGCGTCTGGTACTTGGCCGATGGCAACACAGAGCACTGGGACAAGCCGTTCAGCGGGGGCAATCTTTCCCCGGGATACATTGCCCTAGCGTTCTACAATGGCCTCTTCTCGTACTCCGGTTGGAATTACCTCAACTTTGTCACGGAGGAGCTGAAGGATCCCTACCGCAATCTCCCCAAGGCCATTTGCATCTCCATGCCGGTAGTGACGATCATCTACTTGGTCACGAACGTTGCTTACTTCTCGGTACTGTCCACCGACGAAATACTCTCATCGGACGCGGTGGCCGTCACCTTTGGGGACAAGATGCTGGACTACATGTCCTGGGTGATGCCCTTTGCCGTGGCCTGTTCGACTTTTGGCTCTCTCAATGGCGCCATCTTTGCATCGTCCAGGTTGTTCTTCGTGGGGGCCCGCAACGGACACCTACCGGCGGCCATTTCCCTCATCAATGTCAATTGTCTTACCCCGGTGCCATCGCTGATATTTCTG GGCGTTCTCACCCTCTTGCTGCTGTTCATCAAGGACACCTACGTGCTGATCAACTACGTCAGCTACGTGGAGGCCCTGTTCACGCTCATCTCGGTGTCGGGTCTGCTGTGGCTGCGCTACAAGCAGCCCAAGACGGAGCGACCCATACGGGTCAATCTGGCACTGCCGATCATCTATCTGATCGTTTGCCTCTTCCTGGTGATATCCTCGTGCTCGCAGTCGCCCTACGAAGTGGGCATTGGCACAATAATCATCCTGTCCGGCATTCCGGTCTACTATCTGACCATTCACCATCCGGTCAAGTGGCTGGCGGACACCTCGCAGTCCATCAACCTGTGGTGCTCCAAGTTCTTTATCTGTATGCCCAATCAGGAGAAGTTCGATTAG